A window from Pseudanabaena sp. BC1403 encodes these proteins:
- the ilvD gene encoding dihydroxy-acid dehydratase, with amino-acid sequence MSDNRRSRAITEGVQRSPNRAMLRAVGFQDSDFTKPIVGVASAHSTITPCNMGIAPLAIRAEAGIRAANGMPQVFGTITISDGISMGTEGMKYSLVSRDVIADSIETACTGQSMDGILAIGGCDKNMPGAMIAMARMNIPALFVYGGTIEPGHLDGEDLTVVSSFEAVGQYSAGRIDEVRLNSVERNACPGAGSCGGMYTANTMSSAFEAMGMSLMYSSTMSAVAPEKAANTELAGTVLVNAIRNNLLPRDIITRKSIENAISVVMAVGGSTNAVLHFLAIAYSAGVEWNLDDFERIRENVPVLCDLKPSGRYVATDLHKSGGIPQVMKMLLAHGLLHGDCITITGQTVEELLKDIPAEPRADQDVIRPWERPMYKQGHLSILRGNLALEGAVAKISGVKNPIITGPARVFESEEDCLGAILANKINAGDVLVIRYEGPKGGPGMREMLAPTSAIIGAGLGDSVALITDGRFSGGTYGMVVGHVAPEAFVGGAIALVNEGDSITIDAHQRLIQLNVSDEELTARRANWNPPAPRYTKGVLAKYAKLVSTSSKGAVTDLDLF; translated from the coding sequence ATGTCCGACAATCGCAGAAGTCGTGCAATTACCGAAGGCGTTCAGAGATCGCCTAACCGCGCTATGTTACGCGCTGTTGGTTTTCAAGACTCAGATTTTACTAAACCTATTGTCGGTGTGGCAAGCGCCCACAGCACAATTACCCCTTGCAATATGGGGATTGCACCTTTGGCGATCCGCGCTGAAGCAGGAATTCGTGCTGCTAATGGGATGCCCCAAGTTTTTGGCACGATCACGATCAGTGATGGGATCTCCATGGGAACTGAGGGGATGAAATATTCACTTGTGTCCCGCGATGTAATTGCGGACTCGATTGAAACCGCCTGTACTGGTCAGAGTATGGATGGCATTTTAGCGATCGGTGGCTGTGACAAGAATATGCCAGGGGCGATGATCGCAATGGCAAGAATGAACATTCCTGCTTTATTTGTCTATGGCGGGACAATCGAACCAGGACATCTTGATGGCGAAGACTTGACCGTAGTTAGTTCTTTTGAAGCCGTTGGCCAATATAGTGCAGGTCGAATTGATGAAGTCAGACTCAACTCAGTTGAGCGCAATGCTTGTCCTGGGGCTGGCTCCTGTGGTGGCATGTATACTGCTAACACCATGTCTTCAGCATTTGAAGCAATGGGCATGAGCTTGATGTATTCCTCTACCATGTCAGCCGTTGCACCCGAAAAAGCCGCTAATACTGAACTGGCTGGCACTGTTTTAGTCAACGCGATTCGCAATAATTTGTTGCCTCGCGACATCATCACACGCAAATCGATTGAGAATGCGATTTCTGTCGTTATGGCAGTAGGCGGCTCGACAAATGCAGTCTTGCACTTTTTAGCGATCGCCTATTCCGCAGGTGTGGAATGGAACCTTGATGACTTCGAGCGGATCCGCGAGAATGTTCCTGTTCTTTGCGATCTCAAGCCATCGGGACGTTACGTTGCGACCGATTTACATAAATCTGGTGGCATTCCTCAAGTGATGAAGATGTTGTTAGCTCATGGCTTATTACATGGTGACTGCATCACTATCACAGGGCAAACTGTCGAAGAACTTCTCAAAGATATTCCTGCCGAACCTCGTGCCGATCAAGATGTCATTCGTCCTTGGGAGCGTCCTATGTACAAGCAAGGACATCTCTCTATTCTCAGAGGTAACCTTGCCTTAGAAGGTGCAGTCGCGAAAATCTCTGGTGTCAAAAATCCAATCATCACTGGCCCAGCCCGTGTTTTTGAATCGGAAGAAGATTGTCTTGGGGCAATTCTCGCTAACAAGATTAATGCTGGGGATGTATTAGTAATTCGCTACGAGGGACCAAAGGGTGGACCTGGTATGCGTGAAATGCTCGCGCCAACCAGTGCGATTATTGGTGCTGGCTTGGGTGATTCAGTTGCTTTAATCACCGATGGACGGTTCTCTGGAGGAACCTATGGCATGGTGGTTGGTCACGTTGCGCCTGAGGCTTTTGTTGGTGGTGCGATCGCCTTAGTAAATGAAGGCGACTCAATCACGATTGATGCACATCAGCGATTGATTCAACTCAATGTCAGCGATGAGGAACTTACTGCCCGTCGTGCAAATTGGAATCCTCCTGCTCCTCGCTACACCAAAGGTGTTTTGGCAAAATATGCCAAGCTGGTTTCAACGAGTAGTAAAGGTGCTGTGACTGATTTAGACCTGTTCTAG
- a CDS encoding response regulator, with protein sequence MNLASVLIIDDEADNFDVIETILNNQDYQLHYAASGKDAIAYLDTFQPDLILLDVMMPVMDGIEVCKSIKALPKWQAVPIIMVTALNSKEDLARCLNAGANDFISKPLNSLEFRARVASMLRIKEQHDRLERANALIHAQLEASLEGIIAVDEQGRLVAYNQKMCEICDVKNITTTTQTQELPLLQIASFPPEIAQILEETYDEPEQVTHGEIVLNELTYEYFSSSVTSPNGQFWGFVWRFRDITDRKNYEINLQESKEVAESALRVKSDFLAMMSHEIRTPINGVIGMTELLATTSLDQEQNKFVQSIQTSGEILLTVINDILDFSKLESQKLLFENLPIDLHGMIADTCALLSQQAESKGIELKYQVDAKLPAYILGDPIRLRQILLNLANNAVKFTHTGAVQLSVSPSLSPQVELEEELTLLFEVQDSGIGLSPEQIQKLFQPFTQASIATARQYGGTGLGLAICQKLVQMMGGHIWAESYLGKGSTFSFTLPVSATNERPHAMPPYEKRSMLRKAQPPSIELATQLPLNILVAEDNLINQEMVLAMLSKMGYAPTIVNDGLEAIDALKNHAFDIVFLDVQMPRLNGLETATYIVKEWSKLSTSPSRPTLIAMTASAMQGDREMCLDAGMDDYISKPVSFDTLQRIIERWGNSSTEIEIQSSTDEMLTDFDSNALREIEKVSLTLPKRMVNLFLNEECPVLLTKLHQAVLDQDASQIEYVAHTLKGSSRMIGAKAFAEILFKLEVAGRNQQLEGCDRLVLEIDQSYPLVVAYLEDYLDKNS encoded by the coding sequence ATGAATCTAGCATCTGTTTTAATCATTGACGACGAAGCTGATAATTTTGATGTAATCGAAACCATCTTGAACAATCAAGATTACCAGTTGCACTATGCTGCTAGTGGCAAAGATGCGATCGCCTATCTCGACACATTTCAGCCCGATCTAATTTTGCTAGATGTCATGATGCCAGTTATGGACGGCATTGAGGTTTGTAAAAGCATTAAAGCTCTACCAAAGTGGCAAGCCGTGCCAATTATTATGGTTACGGCGCTTAACTCTAAAGAAGATTTGGCAAGATGCCTGAATGCAGGAGCCAACGACTTTATCAGTAAACCCTTAAACTCTCTGGAGTTTCGAGCGAGGGTAGCTTCCATGTTACGCATTAAAGAGCAGCATGATCGGTTGGAACGAGCGAATGCGCTGATTCATGCTCAGCTCGAAGCTAGTCTAGAGGGAATTATTGCTGTAGATGAACAGGGGCGGTTAGTCGCATATAACCAAAAAATGTGTGAAATATGCGATGTTAAAAATATTACGACTACTACTCAAACTCAGGAGTTACCGTTACTGCAAATAGCAAGCTTCCCTCCAGAAATCGCCCAGATCTTAGAAGAAACCTACGACGAGCCAGAGCAAGTTACCCACGGTGAGATAGTGCTCAATGAACTCACATATGAATATTTTAGTAGTTCTGTGACTTCGCCCAATGGTCAATTTTGGGGATTTGTCTGGAGGTTTCGTGACATTACTGATCGCAAAAATTACGAAATCAATCTTCAAGAGTCCAAAGAAGTAGCCGAGTCTGCCCTGCGAGTTAAGTCCGATTTCTTAGCGATGATGAGCCATGAAATTCGTACTCCTATCAATGGAGTCATAGGAATGACGGAGCTATTAGCAACTACTTCCCTAGATCAAGAACAAAATAAGTTTGTCCAATCCATTCAAACTAGCGGGGAAATACTTTTAACAGTAATTAATGACATCCTCGATTTCTCCAAACTTGAATCCCAAAAACTTTTATTTGAAAATCTACCGATTGATTTGCATGGGATGATTGCTGATACCTGTGCGCTACTGAGCCAGCAAGCTGAATCAAAAGGAATTGAGTTAAAGTACCAAGTTGATGCAAAATTACCAGCATATATTCTCGGTGATCCGATCAGGCTGCGTCAAATCCTGCTTAATTTAGCGAACAATGCTGTCAAGTTCACTCACACTGGAGCCGTACAACTGTCCGTATCACCATCTTTATCGCCACAAGTCGAATTGGAAGAAGAGCTAACACTACTTTTTGAGGTACAAGATTCAGGAATTGGTCTTTCGCCTGAACAGATCCAAAAGTTATTCCAACCCTTTACTCAAGCATCGATCGCTACGGCTCGTCAGTATGGTGGCACGGGATTAGGACTAGCGATTTGTCAAAAATTAGTACAGATGATGGGGGGGCATATATGGGCGGAAAGCTATCTAGGCAAGGGTTCTACTTTCTCTTTCACTTTGCCAGTCTCGGCTACAAATGAACGACCTCATGCCATGCCTCCCTATGAAAAGAGAAGTATGTTGCGTAAAGCCCAGCCTCCTAGTATTGAGCTTGCTACGCAATTACCACTAAATATTTTGGTTGCGGAGGATAATTTGATCAACCAAGAAATGGTTTTGGCGATGCTCAGTAAAATGGGTTATGCACCAACGATTGTCAATGATGGATTAGAAGCCATCGACGCGCTGAAAAACCATGCTTTTGATATTGTGTTCTTAGATGTCCAAATGCCTCGCCTAAATGGACTGGAAACCGCGACCTATATTGTCAAGGAATGGTCAAAACTATCGACAAGCCCATCTCGTCCGACATTGATCGCCATGACTGCTAGCGCTATGCAAGGCGATCGCGAAATGTGTTTAGATGCGGGGATGGATGACTATATTAGCAAGCCAGTATCTTTTGATACTTTACAAAGAATAATTGAGCGGTGGGGTAATAGTTCGACAGAAATTGAAATACAATCGTCTACAGATGAAATGTTGACGGACTTTGATAGTAATGCGCTTAGAGAGATTGAGAAAGTTTCTCTGACTTTACCTAAACGGATGGTTAATCTCTTCTTAAACGAAGAATGTCCTGTCTTATTAACCAAGCTGCATCAAGCAGTTTTGGATCAAGACGCTTCTCAGATAGAATATGTTGCTCATACTTTAAAGGGAAGTAGTAGGATGATTGGTGCTAAAGCCTTCGCTGAGATTCTTTTTAAATTAGAAGTTGCAGGGCGCAATCAGCAATTAGAAGGGTGCGATCGCCTAGTGCTAGAAATCGATCAAAGTTATCCTTTGGTTGTTGCTTATTTAGAGGATTATCTGGATAAAAATTCATGA
- a CDS encoding serine/threonine-protein kinase codes for MQPPFPQGFVLKGRYAVRSTIGQGGMGRTYLAQDLERFNETCVLKEFIPPQDSQEVTEKAKELFRREASVLYQIRHPQVPEFRATFESEGRLLLVQDYVEGKNYRNLLLDRLKVGQTFSENEIFALMQQLLPVLSYLHGHNIIHRDISPENLMLRSQDNLPVLIDFGVVQETTAKLNSQMGIPASTVAGKAGYAPPEQLQSGNAYANSDLYALAVTSIVLLTGREPSELFDSINLAWNWQQFANVNPAFARVINQMLSYKPTNRYRSADEVTQALQVAQASFSGAKTYAVGRQVPSNVAANIPQRTVVAGASNRNPANYGTQNSPNRSTSGGGVNWFLGILIILVAGFGSWAITSFFFSRNRATTNPTETAISSPTATPSATNVQNINTSLELKSVNEGLNRGFSSEKIAAGQVVNVRFNGEKDELLTVSLNGADLQMTIQSDDQVSLDRKAIDNATGYWQGRLKKDGVYYIKIKTTGTNETTYKLDVQLEAPVKAQPTPTRTPTPSPTATPKDTPTTTPTPIPTPTSGQPDPTRSPDPTPTPIPTEPPRSPSPVPIPTEPAPEPTKPLTF; via the coding sequence ATGCAACCCCCATTTCCTCAAGGCTTTGTACTTAAAGGTCGCTATGCTGTCCGATCAACAATTGGACAGGGTGGCATGGGGCGCACTTATCTAGCGCAAGATCTAGAGCGCTTTAACGAAACCTGCGTATTGAAAGAATTTATCCCTCCTCAAGATTCTCAAGAGGTGACAGAAAAAGCGAAAGAGCTATTTCGTCGTGAAGCGTCGGTGCTATATCAAATCCGTCATCCGCAAGTGCCAGAATTTCGCGCAACCTTTGAGTCTGAGGGCAGATTGCTCTTAGTCCAAGACTATGTCGAAGGTAAAAACTACCGCAATTTACTACTCGATCGCCTCAAGGTTGGACAGACATTCTCTGAGAATGAGATTTTTGCACTGATGCAGCAGCTTTTACCAGTGCTGAGCTATTTGCATGGGCACAATATTATTCACCGCGATATTTCCCCTGAGAACCTAATGTTGCGATCGCAGGATAACTTACCTGTACTGATCGATTTTGGGGTTGTGCAGGAAACCACCGCAAAACTAAATTCACAGATGGGCATTCCCGCCTCAACCGTTGCAGGTAAAGCAGGCTATGCGCCCCCCGAACAATTACAGTCGGGCAATGCCTATGCCAACAGCGATCTCTATGCCCTTGCGGTAACTTCGATTGTTTTGCTGACGGGTCGCGAGCCATCAGAGCTATTTGATAGCATCAATCTGGCATGGAATTGGCAACAGTTTGCCAATGTTAATCCTGCATTCGCAAGGGTAATCAACCAAATGTTGAGCTATAAACCCACCAATCGCTATCGCTCGGCAGATGAGGTGACACAGGCTCTGCAAGTAGCCCAAGCTTCTTTTTCGGGCGCAAAAACCTATGCGGTAGGACGACAAGTGCCATCCAATGTGGCGGCAAATATTCCCCAAAGAACAGTAGTAGCTGGTGCTAGCAATCGCAATCCAGCAAATTATGGTACTCAAAATTCGCCTAATCGATCAACCAGTGGTGGCGGTGTCAACTGGTTCTTGGGAATTTTAATTATTTTGGTAGCTGGGTTTGGCTCTTGGGCGATCACCTCTTTCTTTTTTAGTCGTAATCGCGCTACTACCAATCCGACCGAAACTGCGATCTCTTCTCCCACGGCAACACCAAGCGCGACAAATGTACAGAATATCAACACCAGCCTTGAACTTAAGTCAGTGAATGAGGGCTTAAATCGTGGATTCAGTAGCGAGAAGATTGCGGCAGGGCAAGTCGTTAATGTACGTTTTAATGGCGAAAAAGATGAGCTTTTAACTGTTTCGCTAAATGGTGCTGATTTGCAAATGACCATCCAAAGTGATGATCAAGTTAGTCTAGACCGCAAAGCAATTGATAATGCTACAGGATATTGGCAAGGTCGTCTGAAAAAAGATGGTGTGTACTATATCAAAATCAAAACCACTGGTACAAATGAAACTACTTATAAGCTCGATGTCCAGTTAGAAGCTCCAGTAAAAGCTCAGCCGACACCAACCCGAACTCCTACGCCAAGTCCAACAGCTACGCCTAAGGATACACCCACAACTACGCCCACTCCTATTCCTACCCCTACTTCTGGACAGCCTGATCCTACTAGATCGCCTGATCCTACGCCCACTCCTATTCCTACCGAACCACCGCGATCGCCCTCGCCAGTTCCAATTCCCACTGAGCCTGCACCAGAGCCCACCAAACCACTTACATTTTAA
- a CDS encoding DUF2059 domain-containing protein, translating to MRNNKLNRIFTTVTLSSLLTASLVLPAFNQAIAQTPQESSDTAEPTKPTKPSSPVISQEKRALIKELLEITESSQNAQQIMDAMVRAELPKLVSTILQNVPALDSDSPEVQKKLSDIVSRMAGKYRDRVIKKIDVNQLIDEVSYPIYDKYFTTSELRDIIGFYNSATGKKAIAVLPQVVGDSMKRTNEILLPKMSSIMAEIIAEELLNALPRK from the coding sequence ATGCGAAATAATAAGCTAAATCGTATTTTTACAACTGTTACATTATCTTCATTGCTCACTGCTTCCTTAGTTTTACCTGCATTTAATCAAGCGATCGCGCAAACTCCTCAAGAGAGTAGTGATACAGCCGAGCCAACCAAGCCAACCAAACCAAGTTCGCCTGTAATTTCCCAAGAAAAACGAGCTTTGATAAAAGAGCTGTTAGAAATTACCGAATCCAGCCAAAATGCCCAACAAATCATGGATGCGATGGTACGCGCAGAATTACCCAAATTAGTATCGACTATCCTCCAAAATGTTCCTGCACTCGACAGCGATAGCCCAGAAGTTCAAAAGAAATTGAGCGACATCGTGTCACGGATGGCTGGCAAATATCGCGATCGCGTGATCAAAAAAATTGATGTCAACCAATTGATTGATGAGGTGTCCTACCCAATCTATGACAAGTATTTTACGACCTCTGAATTGCGAGACATCATTGGCTTTTATAATTCGGCAACGGGCAAAAAGGCGATCGCTGTACTACCTCAGGTTGTTGGTGACTCCATGAAGCGTACCAATGAAATTTTGTTACCCAAAATGTCTAGCATTATGGCTGAAATCATTGCTGAAGAGCTATTAAATGCATTGCCCCGTAAATAA
- the dut gene encoding dUTP diphosphatase encodes MQTVDIKFQKLHPDAQVPSYAHLGDAGADVYSVAEVTLQPQHRAAIPTGLAVDIPIGYEIQVRPKSGLALKHGITVLNSPGTVDAGYRGEIQVIVINLGTEAYTFTKGQKIAQLVLKPVIQAQYIEGELGTSDRGFGGFGSTGLT; translated from the coding sequence ATGCAAACCGTAGATATCAAGTTCCAAAAGCTGCATCCAGATGCTCAAGTTCCTAGTTATGCCCATCTTGGCGATGCTGGTGCTGATGTTTATTCAGTTGCTGAAGTCACGCTCCAGCCTCAGCATCGCGCTGCCATTCCCACAGGATTAGCAGTCGATATTCCCATCGGCTACGAAATCCAAGTGCGTCCCAAAAGCGGACTTGCTCTCAAACATGGCATTACCGTTCTCAATTCGCCTGGAACAGTTGATGCTGGTTATCGTGGCGAGATTCAAGTGATTGTGATTAATCTTGGAACAGAAGCTTATACTTTCACAAAAGGTCAAAAAATTGCTCAGCTAGTACTAAAGCCAGTGATTCAAGCTCAATATATTGAAGGAGAACTCGGAACTAGCGATCGCGGTTTTGGCGGTTTTGGGAGTACAGGGTTAACTTAG
- a CDS encoding alpha/beta fold hydrolase produces the protein MPSVNQPKLIIFSQHGMSDTNHAMKSLAHKVAPPHSHIVAPNLGFIQTHFEIAPLIQKVERSAAQAFAQYPDLSARIMATSLGGVIWIEVLSRHREWWSKIESLVLLGSPIGGADLARIIDPFGWGIGMAKHLGKNRRPLAEQITAVVPTLVVAGNIDSDGTVTTESTKLKYAHFVCLNNVSHPALRFDPAVAETIQEFWAKPREPLPAPEITLISELITHFRAVSGITDANSRDVRHAKTAFSFADGTSLHTWKNIFGVDHIFISNSDGECQYAGFVGWVHSAGLKRAIGKAIEAQRV, from the coding sequence ATGCCAAGCGTTAATCAACCAAAGCTCATCATATTTTCTCAGCATGGAATGAGCGATACCAACCATGCGATGAAATCATTAGCTCATAAAGTTGCACCGCCGCATTCTCATATCGTTGCGCCAAATCTGGGGTTTATCCAAACCCACTTTGAGATTGCACCTTTGATTCAAAAGGTTGAGCGATCGGCTGCCCAAGCTTTTGCCCAGTACCCTGATTTATCAGCGCGGATCATGGCTACTTCTCTGGGAGGTGTGATTTGGATTGAGGTATTATCTCGCCATCGAGAATGGTGGTCAAAAATCGAGTCTTTGGTATTGTTAGGATCGCCTATAGGTGGTGCAGATCTTGCCCGAATTATCGATCCTTTTGGGTGGGGTATTGGGATGGCTAAGCATCTTGGCAAAAATCGGCGACCTCTAGCAGAGCAAATTACAGCAGTAGTTCCCACATTGGTAGTGGCGGGTAATATCGATAGTGATGGTACGGTCACAACTGAGTCTACAAAGTTAAAATACGCTCATTTTGTCTGCTTAAACAATGTAAGTCACCCCGCGCTGAGGTTTGATCCTGCGGTAGCTGAAACGATTCAAGAATTTTGGGCAAAGCCTAGAGAACCTCTACCTGCACCCGAAATAACGCTAATTTCAGAGTTAATAACGCATTTTCGTGCCGTATCAGGCATCACTGATGCAAATTCGCGAGATGTGCGCCATGCCAAGACTGCATTTTCTTTTGCCGATGGAACTAGCCTCCACACTTGGAAAAATATTTTCGGCGTTGATCATATATTCATCTCTAACTCTGATGGGGAATGTCAATACGCTGGTTTTGTTGGCTGGGTTCACTCTGCTGGACTGAAAAGAGCTATAGGTAAAGCGATAGAAGCTCAAAGAGTATGA
- a CDS encoding DUF4330 domain-containing protein: MALLDRQGRLFGKFSILDIGAIATILIVLIGLLIVPGNGGSSIAQMLSAENKTVQVDMNVRGLSATDPQNLIKIGDKVKIIIRNQPRGEVTIKKVEISTPKIVAAKSDGTAVYFDDPRAISTSQSDLAITLEATAQITNDGAVFASEKVKVGTSIDIEGPKYIIRGSAMAVRY, from the coding sequence ATGGCACTTCTAGATCGACAAGGTCGTTTATTTGGCAAATTTAGCATTCTCGACATCGGTGCGATCGCCACCATCCTGATCGTCCTGATTGGCTTACTCATCGTTCCTGGCAACGGCGGCAGTTCGATCGCTCAAATGCTATCTGCTGAAAATAAGACCGTCCAAGTCGATATGAATGTGCGTGGTTTAAGTGCTACCGATCCTCAAAACCTTATCAAAATTGGCGACAAAGTAAAAATCATCATCCGTAATCAACCACGCGGTGAAGTCACCATCAAAAAAGTAGAAATCTCAACCCCAAAAATTGTCGCGGCAAAATCTGACGGCACTGCGGTCTATTTTGACGACCCTCGCGCTATCTCTACTTCTCAATCAGACCTTGCTATCACCCTCGAAGCAACTGCCCAAATTACTAATGACGGGGCTGTATTTGCTAGTGAAAAAGTCAAAGTTGGTACATCAATTGACATTGAAGGTCCGAAATACATTATTCGGGGTAGTGCAATGGCGGTGAGGTATTAA
- a CDS encoding response regulator, which produces MTNTFSILVVDDEPDNFDVIETLLSAQKYQLHYAANGKSAIASLETFQPDLILLDVMMPEMDGIEVCKLIKANPQWQIVPIIMVTALSSKTDLANCLNAGADDFISKPINSVEMRARVHSMLRIKQQYDNIQTLSHIQSNTINILESALNELRGTLASRMSHELNTPLNGIMGAISLLKEDIENMDITEIREMLGWVDESAKRLENLTKKFLTYLELESSPSRQQSFKTAHTKFSSTEVEAMLKSYVHKLRRGNDNLIFDLEDSEIALSDRYLATILYELVDNAVKFSASGTIIKINSRVVDKMFNLSVHDLGRGLTKEQVERIGAFVQFERKTYEQQGIGLGLRIVKKIVELAGGLFSISSIYQQQTTVNISLPIRSQLELD; this is translated from the coding sequence ATGACAAATACATTTTCTATTTTAGTTGTTGATGATGAACCTGATAATTTTGATGTGATTGAGACTCTCTTGAGTGCACAGAAATACCAATTGCATTACGCGGCTAATGGCAAAAGTGCGATCGCTAGTCTTGAAACATTTCAACCCGATCTGATTTTGCTAGATGTGATGATGCCAGAGATGGATGGCATTGAGGTCTGTAAGCTGATTAAAGCTAATCCTCAATGGCAAATTGTGCCAATTATTATGGTGACAGCATTAAGCTCTAAGACTGATCTAGCTAATTGTCTAAATGCTGGAGCTGATGACTTTATCAGTAAGCCAATTAATAGTGTTGAGATGCGCGCGAGGGTTCATTCAATGCTGAGGATCAAGCAGCAGTATGACAATATTCAAACCCTCTCACATATCCAATCAAATACGATTAATATCCTCGAAAGCGCTCTCAATGAATTGCGGGGCACTTTAGCGTCGAGAATGTCCCATGAGCTAAATACACCCCTAAATGGCATTATGGGTGCGATATCTTTGCTGAAAGAAGATATCGAAAATATGGATATTACTGAAATCCGAGAAATGCTAGGTTGGGTTGACGAATCAGCGAAGCGCCTAGAAAATTTAACCAAAAAATTTCTGACTTACTTAGAGTTAGAATCATCCCCAAGTCGTCAACAATCCTTCAAAACAGCTCATACTAAATTCTCTAGTACCGAAGTTGAAGCGATGTTGAAATCTTATGTTCACAAGCTAAGGCGTGGTAATGATAATCTGATCTTTGACCTTGAGGACTCAGAGATAGCGCTATCAGATCGATATCTTGCGACGATTCTTTATGAATTAGTTGATAATGCTGTAAAATTCTCCGCTTCAGGCACAATTATCAAAATTAATAGCCGAGTAGTGGACAAGATGTTTAATTTGTCGGTGCATGATCTAGGTCGAGGTTTGACCAAAGAGCAAGTTGAGCGTATTGGCGCTTTTGTCCAGTTTGAGCGTAAGACCTATGAACAACAAGGTATAGGTTTGGGATTAAGAATTGTCAAAAAGATTGTTGAATTAGCTGGAGGGCTTTTTTCGATTAGTAGCATTTATCAACAACAGACAACCGTAAATATTTCTTTGCCGATTCGCTCACAGTTGGAACTTGATTGA
- a CDS encoding cofactor assembly of complex C subunit B, which translates to MIRYLPLVVGTLGGFALLANRMVTANLTSSQSRADALGVLLSAVLILVGLLWQQAQPKPPDAVNLIGEEGLEIDEALPDVIKTELAWASHILLTNTVTKVVAIYYDRKTILRRGILGKSNQVNIGTIAERVMKTQKPIYLVKLELYPGRVEFDYLPENTQGVIVQPLGEKGVMVLGANIPRSYTKQDENWVTAIADKLTYNLEKISS; encoded by the coding sequence ATGATTCGATATTTGCCCCTTGTAGTGGGGACATTAGGGGGCTTTGCCCTATTAGCTAATCGCATGGTGACTGCAAATCTCACCTCTAGTCAGTCTCGTGCTGATGCTTTGGGAGTTTTGTTGAGCGCGGTTTTGATTTTGGTGGGGCTACTGTGGCAACAAGCGCAGCCGAAACCACCTGATGCAGTCAATTTAATTGGCGAAGAAGGTTTAGAAATTGATGAAGCGCTGCCCGATGTAATCAAAACCGAACTGGCTTGGGCATCGCATATTTTGCTGACGAATACTGTGACTAAGGTGGTGGCGATTTATTACGATCGCAAGACAATTTTACGGCGGGGTATCTTAGGCAAGAGCAATCAGGTAAATATCGGCACGATCGCTGAGCGGGTAATGAAAACCCAAAAGCCAATTTATCTGGTCAAACTAGAGCTTTATCCTGGGCGGGTGGAGTTTGACTATCTACCCGAAAATACTCAGGGCGTAATTGTGCAACCTCTAGGCGAAAAAGGAGTCATGGTATTAGGCGCAAATATTCCGCGTAGCTATACTAAGCAAGATGAAAATTGGGTAACAGCGATCGCTGACAAACTCACCTATAATCTCGAAAAAATATCCTCATAA